Proteins from one Cystobacter ferrugineus genomic window:
- a CDS encoding RNA polymerase sigma factor: MATDREQLEQDIRELCQRGDTGRAVERALQGYGIEIMRLISSVMHNPEQANDVFSLFCENLLKGLPGFRWESSFRTWAYRLARNACYQLLHAPAARETPVTASLIPEQPEPGRSDTQPWQRTSVKERFRALRDSLQPEERMILMFRVDQRLSWTEVARVMWDQDEPPTSAALNRKATSLRQQFQRIKAHLRSMAIGQGLIEQDRLGG, encoded by the coding sequence ATGGCGACGGATCGTGAGCAGTTGGAGCAGGACATCCGGGAGTTGTGTCAGCGTGGGGATACCGGACGGGCGGTGGAGCGCGCGCTGCAGGGCTATGGAATAGAGATCATGAGGCTCATCTCCTCCGTCATGCACAACCCGGAGCAGGCCAATGACGTCTTCAGCCTCTTCTGTGAGAACCTCCTCAAGGGGCTGCCGGGGTTTCGCTGGGAGAGCTCCTTCCGGACGTGGGCCTACCGGCTGGCGCGCAACGCCTGCTACCAGTTGCTGCACGCGCCCGCCGCGCGCGAGACGCCCGTCACCGCCTCGCTGATTCCCGAGCAGCCCGAGCCGGGCCGCTCCGACACGCAGCCCTGGCAGAGGACCTCGGTCAAGGAGCGCTTCCGCGCCCTGCGTGACAGCCTGCAACCCGAGGAGCGCATGATCTTGATGTTCCGGGTGGACCAGCGGCTGTCGTGGACGGAGGTGGCGCGGGTCATGTGGGATCAGGACGAGCCGCCCACGAGCGCGGCGCTCAACCGCAAGGCAACCTCCCTGCGCCAGCAGTTCCAGCGCATCAAGGCGCACCTGCGCTCCATGGCCATCGGGCAGGGGCTCATCGAGCAGGACAGGCTGGGAGGCTGA
- a CDS encoding Fpg/Nei family DNA glycosylase has product MPEGNIIHRLARVHRRWLVGRQFTADSPQGRFTQDARRLSGRTLVGVEAHGKHLFHHFEGGVHLHLHLGLVGNIRHFRSTGPAPSTACRLRLASPHATLHLSGPQRCELLSPEEEAILRARLGEDPLRPESSASRAFEALRRGRAPLATVLLDQERISGVGNILRAEALFLARLPPQLPAAELRPDDFERLWTALRELLEDAARDGRIVTPHAPPDALSIPGRRREDRFCVYARGGQPCPRCSTSITRLSLSGRGLFFCPRCQAPRRGRR; this is encoded by the coding sequence ATGCCCGAAGGAAACATCATCCACCGCCTCGCGCGTGTCCACCGCCGCTGGCTGGTGGGACGCCAGTTCACCGCCGACTCGCCCCAGGGGCGCTTCACCCAGGACGCCCGGCGGCTGTCCGGACGGACGCTCGTGGGCGTGGAAGCCCACGGCAAGCACCTCTTCCACCACTTCGAAGGGGGGGTGCACCTGCACCTGCACCTGGGCCTCGTCGGCAACATCCGGCACTTCCGCTCCACGGGGCCGGCCCCCTCCACGGCCTGCCGGCTGCGGCTCGCCTCCCCCCATGCCACGCTCCACCTGTCGGGTCCCCAACGCTGCGAGCTGCTGAGCCCGGAGGAGGAAGCCATCCTGCGCGCCCGGCTGGGGGAGGATCCCCTGCGGCCCGAGTCCTCCGCCTCCCGCGCCTTCGAGGCCCTGCGCCGGGGCCGGGCCCCCCTGGCCACCGTGCTGTTGGATCAAGAGCGCATCTCGGGCGTGGGCAACATCCTGCGCGCCGAGGCGCTCTTCCTCGCGAGGCTGCCGCCCCAACTGCCCGCCGCCGAGCTGCGGCCCGACGACTTCGAGCGCCTGTGGACAGCGCTCCGCGAGTTGTTGGAGGACGCGGCCCGCGACGGCCGCATCGTCACGCCCCACGCCCCGCCCGACGCCCTCTCCATTCCTGGCAGGCGCCGTGAGGACCGGTTCTGTGTCTATGCCCGCGGGGGACAGCCCTGCCCCCGGTGCTCCACCTCCATCACCCGCCTGTCGCTCTCCGGACGCGGACTGTTCTTCTGCCCGCGCTGCCAGGCACCCCGCCGGGGCAGGCGCTGA
- a CDS encoding response regulator — protein sequence MTQQIRALVVDDSQAMRRSLMYALQRLGTWLHTEEAQDGAEGLKKLTLGRYDLILTDINMPLMDGLKLIHHLRQTEAYRTVPIVVITTESAMEDRARAMALGASAYLVKPVQSKVVQDTVRGLLRLE from the coding sequence ATGACGCAGCAGATCCGTGCGCTGGTGGTGGACGACTCGCAGGCGATGAGGCGCAGCCTCATGTACGCGCTGCAGCGGCTGGGCACCTGGCTACACACCGAAGAGGCCCAGGATGGGGCCGAGGGCCTGAAGAAGCTCACCCTGGGCCGCTACGATCTGATCCTCACCGACATCAACATGCCGCTGATGGACGGGCTCAAGCTCATCCACCACCTGCGCCAGACGGAGGCCTACCGCACGGTGCCCATCGTGGTCATCACCACCGAGTCGGCCATGGAGGACCGGGCGCGGGCCATGGCGCTCGGGGCGAGCGCCTACCTGGTCAAACCGGTGCAGTCCAAGGTGGTCCAGGACACGGTGCGGGGCCTGTTGCGGCTCGAGTAG
- the leuS gene encoding leucine--tRNA ligase, producing the protein MAMNERYEPQAIEKKWQDRWHQAGVFRAGTRPGAPKKYILEMLPYPSGKMHMGHVRNYLIGDVYARFFQMRGYDVLHPMGWDAFGLPAENAAIKDGVHPAVRTRENIDSFKKEIRSLGYSYDWTREVNTSEPEYYRWNQWFFIQMLNKGLVYRRFSKVNWCTGCLTVIANEQVKDGVCERCESKVLDKELPEWAFRITRYSQELLDGLDELKEWPERITSMQRNWIGRSEGVEADFAIQGSEERLRVFTTRVDTIHGCTYVVLAPDHKLVARITTPDKRAEVEAFARKMAAISKTERTEEGATKEGVFTGAHAINPFTGQPVPIWVANFVLADYGTGAVMSVPAHDARDFDFARKYSLPIRVVIQPAQGDKLPEGSVLEAAYTEDGVLVDSDEYTGLSSDEARRKMGAKLQAEGRGEPKVTYRQKDWGFSRQRYWGTPIPIVYCEKCDPERKGQPVPLEQLPVRLPEIDTEAVLTGKGEPPLAKVPAFVNTTCPTCGGPARRETETMDTFVDSCWYFARYLSPHFDGAPFDPKEAQRWLPVDVYVGGPEHAVMHLLYFRFWTRVMKLLGLSPVDEPVKRLVTQGIVNGPDGRKMSKRWGNVVAPASIVEKYGADTARAYVMFAGPPERDFDWSDDQVEGAYRFLKRVWVLATQHQGVAGATATYEGAYEGKALEIRRAAHKCLKRVGEAIERLSFNTAIAGTMEYVNALYALGTAETPAEKAAMAEAIRVLTVVLTPFAPHLADEIAEAYGAKDFVVTQGWPDFDPALVVDDVIPYAVQVNGKLRAEVRVAADAAEADVRAAAEADERVKAAMAGKTLRKFVFVPKRLVNFVVG; encoded by the coding sequence ATGGCCATGAACGAGCGTTACGAGCCGCAGGCAATCGAGAAGAAGTGGCAGGATCGTTGGCATCAGGCGGGAGTGTTCCGCGCGGGCACGCGCCCCGGAGCCCCGAAGAAGTACATCCTCGAGATGCTTCCGTACCCCAGCGGGAAGATGCACATGGGGCACGTGCGCAACTACCTCATCGGTGACGTCTACGCGCGCTTCTTCCAGATGCGGGGCTACGACGTGCTGCACCCCATGGGCTGGGACGCCTTCGGTCTGCCCGCGGAGAACGCGGCCATCAAGGACGGCGTGCACCCGGCGGTGCGCACCCGCGAGAACATCGACTCCTTCAAGAAGGAGATCCGCTCGCTCGGCTACAGCTACGACTGGACACGCGAGGTGAACACCAGCGAGCCCGAGTACTACCGCTGGAACCAGTGGTTCTTCATCCAGATGCTGAACAAGGGGCTCGTCTACCGCCGCTTCAGCAAGGTGAACTGGTGCACGGGCTGCCTCACCGTCATCGCCAACGAGCAGGTGAAGGACGGCGTGTGCGAGCGCTGCGAGTCGAAGGTGCTGGACAAGGAGCTGCCCGAGTGGGCGTTCCGCATCACCCGCTACTCGCAGGAACTGCTCGACGGCCTGGACGAGCTCAAGGAGTGGCCCGAGCGCATCACCTCCATGCAGCGCAACTGGATTGGCCGCTCCGAGGGCGTGGAGGCGGACTTCGCCATCCAGGGCAGTGAGGAGCGCCTGCGCGTCTTCACCACGCGCGTGGACACCATCCACGGCTGCACCTACGTGGTGCTGGCGCCGGACCACAAGCTGGTGGCGCGCATCACCACGCCCGACAAGCGCGCCGAGGTGGAGGCCTTCGCCCGGAAGATGGCGGCCATCTCCAAGACGGAGCGCACGGAGGAGGGCGCCACGAAGGAGGGCGTCTTCACGGGCGCCCACGCCATCAATCCCTTCACCGGCCAGCCGGTGCCCATCTGGGTCGCCAACTTCGTGCTGGCCGACTACGGCACGGGCGCGGTGATGAGCGTGCCGGCGCACGACGCGCGCGACTTCGACTTCGCGCGCAAGTACTCGCTGCCCATCCGCGTGGTGATCCAGCCCGCGCAGGGCGACAAGCTGCCCGAGGGCAGCGTCCTGGAGGCGGCGTACACCGAGGACGGCGTGCTGGTGGACTCGGACGAGTACACGGGCCTGAGCTCGGACGAGGCGCGCCGGAAGATGGGCGCGAAGCTCCAGGCCGAGGGCCGGGGCGAGCCCAAGGTGACGTACCGCCAGAAGGACTGGGGCTTCAGCCGTCAGCGCTACTGGGGCACGCCCATCCCCATCGTCTACTGCGAGAAGTGCGATCCCGAGCGCAAGGGCCAGCCGGTGCCGCTCGAGCAGCTCCCGGTGCGCCTGCCGGAGATCGACACCGAGGCGGTGCTCACGGGCAAGGGCGAGCCGCCCCTGGCCAAGGTGCCCGCGTTCGTCAACACCACGTGCCCCACGTGCGGGGGCCCGGCCCGGCGCGAGACGGAGACGATGGACACCTTCGTCGACTCCTGCTGGTACTTCGCGCGCTACCTCTCGCCGCACTTCGACGGGGCGCCCTTCGATCCGAAGGAGGCCCAGCGCTGGCTGCCGGTGGACGTGTACGTGGGCGGCCCCGAGCACGCGGTGATGCACCTGCTCTACTTCCGCTTCTGGACGCGGGTGATGAAGCTGCTCGGCCTGTCCCCGGTGGACGAGCCCGTCAAGCGGCTGGTGACCCAGGGCATCGTCAACGGGCCGGATGGGCGCAAGATGTCCAAGCGCTGGGGCAACGTGGTGGCGCCCGCGTCCATCGTCGAGAAGTACGGCGCGGACACGGCGCGCGCCTACGTGATGTTCGCCGGGCCGCCCGAGCGCGACTTCGACTGGTCCGATGATCAGGTGGAGGGCGCCTACCGCTTCCTCAAGCGGGTGTGGGTGCTCGCCACGCAGCACCAGGGCGTGGCCGGGGCGACGGCCACGTATGAAGGAGCCTACGAGGGCAAGGCGCTGGAGATCCGCCGCGCGGCGCACAAGTGCCTCAAGCGGGTGGGGGAGGCCATCGAGCGGCTGTCCTTCAACACCGCCATCGCCGGCACCATGGAGTACGTGAACGCGCTGTACGCGCTGGGCACGGCGGAGACGCCCGCGGAGAAGGCCGCCATGGCCGAGGCCATTCGGGTGCTGACGGTGGTGCTCACGCCCTTCGCGCCGCACCTGGCCGATGAGATCGCCGAGGCCTATGGGGCCAAGGACTTCGTCGTCACCCAGGGCTGGCCCGACTTCGATCCGGCGCTGGTGGTGGACGACGTGATTCCCTACGCGGTGCAGGTCAACGGCAAGCTGCGCGCGGAGGTGCGGGTGGCGGCGGACGCGGCCGAGGCGGACGTGCGAGCGGCGGCCGAGGCGGACGAGCGGGTGAAGGCCGCCATGGCGGGCAAGACGCTGCGCAAGTTCGTCTTCGTGCCCAAGCGCCTCGTCAACTTCGTCGTCGGCTGA
- the lptE gene encoding LPS assembly lipoprotein LptE, which yields MSRLYAVGGLLWLSVLGCGYRFTPRSAGLPGGVSSVCAPIFRNDTAEPGLETLFTRLFRQELVRAGTLGGSGSCQASVEGVVAWVNSSPTIVTEPVYQGNVAVTGPQLASYRASVGVTLRLVRDGQVLAETTVSGNEDFLPGAEGASGDVLQAEANRQAALYRLAETLMREGYDRLANNW from the coding sequence ATGTCCCGGCTCTACGCGGTGGGTGGGTTGCTCTGGTTGTCGGTGCTCGGGTGTGGCTACCGCTTCACCCCCCGGTCGGCGGGGCTGCCCGGGGGCGTGAGTTCCGTCTGCGCGCCCATCTTCCGCAACGACACCGCCGAGCCGGGCCTGGAGACGCTCTTCACGCGCCTGTTCCGTCAGGAGCTGGTGCGTGCGGGGACGCTGGGCGGCTCCGGCTCATGCCAGGCATCCGTCGAGGGCGTGGTGGCGTGGGTGAACAGCTCTCCGACGATCGTCACCGAGCCCGTCTATCAGGGCAACGTCGCGGTGACGGGCCCTCAGCTCGCCAGCTACCGGGCCTCGGTCGGGGTGACGTTGAGGCTGGTGCGGGACGGCCAGGTCCTGGCGGAGACGACCGTTTCGGGCAACGAGGACTTCCTGCCGGGCGCGGAGGGGGCGTCCGGCGACGTGCTGCAAGCCGAGGCCAACCGTCAAGCCGCGCTGTACCGTCTCGCCGAGACGTTGATGCGCGAGGGCTACGATCGGTTGGCCAACAACTGGTGA
- the rpsT gene encoding 30S ribosomal protein S20 gives MANTKSAEKRNRQAQKRRARNVNVRTTVKDAVKNLRDTLASPDAGKTADAFKSAASRLNKAASKGVLHKRAASRRISRLAKAVNRAKAAAK, from the coding sequence TTGGCCAACACCAAGTCTGCAGAGAAGCGTAACCGCCAGGCGCAGAAGCGCCGCGCCCGCAATGTCAACGTGCGCACCACGGTGAAGGACGCCGTGAAGAACCTGCGCGACACCCTTGCCTCCCCGGACGCCGGGAAGACCGCGGACGCCTTCAAGTCCGCCGCGAGCCGCCTCAACAAGGCCGCCTCCAAGGGCGTGCTCCACAAGCGCGCCGCCTCGCGCCGCATCTCCCGCCTCGCCAAGGCCGTCAACCGCGCCAAGGCCGCGGCGAAGTAG
- the mazG gene encoding nucleoside triphosphate pyrophosphohydrolase, translating to MSAAGEQLERLAGIVARLRSADGCPWDREQDLRSLRPYLSEEAFEVLDEMDRVAEGGPWRPLCEELGDLLFQIVFHARLAEELGEFTLADVSASISDKLTQRHPHVFGERQADGTPQPMADWAKLKAQERKKKTGHEGSVLDGVPTRAPALLRAERLTEKASRIGFDWPDLHHVRAKLQEELGELDEAIASGNRDELEHELGDVLLALANLARFLHTPAEDALRMAIRRFTARFQHIESTLRAEQVPLGEATLEHMERHWQTAKTKEKALPPPTRVPRASLIALRLPVADLPAQRAFWDWVAPLLGWSAERAGPEEAVYGDGLYRITFVAGPAAPSPATLTFAAPSTAAVKRLRALLEGMSVGGTLEVEGGSSRLSFQDPSGLRWEYAVGDR from the coding sequence ATGAGTGCAGCAGGGGAGCAATTGGAGAGGTTGGCGGGAATCGTGGCGCGTCTGCGCTCGGCGGATGGCTGTCCGTGGGACCGGGAGCAGGACCTGCGCTCACTGCGCCCCTACCTCAGTGAGGAGGCATTCGAGGTCCTCGATGAGATGGATCGTGTCGCCGAAGGGGGTCCCTGGCGGCCACTGTGCGAGGAGCTGGGGGATCTGCTCTTCCAGATCGTCTTCCATGCCCGGCTCGCCGAGGAGCTGGGCGAGTTCACCCTGGCGGACGTGTCCGCCTCCATCAGCGACAAGCTCACCCAGCGCCACCCGCACGTCTTCGGCGAGCGGCAGGCGGATGGCACGCCCCAGCCGATGGCCGACTGGGCGAAGCTCAAGGCGCAGGAGCGCAAGAAGAAGACGGGCCACGAGGGCTCGGTGCTCGACGGAGTGCCCACGCGAGCCCCCGCCCTGCTGCGCGCCGAGCGTCTCACCGAGAAGGCCAGCCGCATCGGCTTCGACTGGCCCGACCTGCATCACGTGCGCGCCAAGCTCCAGGAGGAGCTGGGCGAGCTGGACGAGGCGATCGCCTCGGGAAACCGGGACGAGCTGGAGCACGAGCTGGGCGACGTCCTGCTGGCGCTCGCCAACCTCGCCCGCTTCCTCCACACCCCGGCCGAGGACGCGCTGCGCATGGCCATCCGCCGCTTCACCGCGCGCTTCCAGCACATCGAATCCACGTTGCGCGCAGAGCAGGTGCCCCTGGGAGAGGCCACCTTGGAGCACATGGAACGACACTGGCAGACAGCCAAGACCAAGGAGAAGGCCCTGCCGCCCCCCACCCGGGTGCCCCGCGCGTCCCTGATCGCGCTGCGCCTGCCGGTGGCCGATCTCCCCGCCCAGCGCGCCTTCTGGGATTGGGTGGCCCCCCTGCTGGGTTGGAGCGCCGAGCGGGCGGGCCCCGAGGAGGCCGTCTACGGGGACGGCCTGTACCGGATCACCTTCGTGGCCGGCCCGGCGGCTCCCTCTCCGGCCACTCTCACCTTCGCGGCGCCCTCGACCGCCGCGGTGAAGCGGTTGCGCGCCCTCCTGGAGGGCATGTCCGTGGGGGGGACTCTGGAAGTGGAGGGGGGCTCGAGCCGGTTGAGCTTCCAGGATCCCTCCGGACTGCGGTGGGAGTACGCGGTCGGAGACCGTTGA
- a CDS encoding tetratricopeptide repeat protein, producing the protein MLEPEEMAMPSDPDSEDEEEEGTSARGRGKKGKGRKGQEDEAQDEAASAADQDAGVGVAPTPAAPAAPVPPEPVVRPPPAPILTPRISDADLQAAWVKWRDAVAALDNEAARAAQQELVTLRDEVAALDMESVSVGFIRAAEGRRKARDEAGAMLLVEHAAALSPHLPYARLALAQAHAERSPEAVGKYSREFKAALGLMLKDPRYRRPVLADFATVGLVALLATAVVVVGVLFVRRVRFLFHDFHHFFPRAAAHWQSGALAVLLLFGTPLALRWGVVPMLLLLLGSVSLYLSRSERAVATLLLVLAALVPLAAGKLAQSAVFAGTVAEDVYVLEHGGIDVEPVAERVRARHEKKQAGFAELFALGRFEARRGQMQEAIAHYKAAMALRAGHAPLMTNLGNALLATGDMAGAERLYTQALSADPGLAAPAFNLAEVHRRRAAVAPDSQISTHNQKARDALETAGRLDRRLLMWERPPDERLTMNRLLLGPVLPLSDLPVVEDANLAAHVEAQLSSRLLGGGSGISAWGPLVLGALLVSLLGFARGTFKPSHECEKCGRPVCRRCDKELGVASKLCAQCVNVFSRKIVVEARVRARKHIEIERKRQWASGVSYVFGALVSGAGHLFNGLTVRGTLYAFLFLFGVAGLALRSGVLRSPYGEVPLYLKLAPLLILLIPIHLLSLRGLYRHQNE; encoded by the coding sequence ATGCTGGAGCCAGAGGAGATGGCGATGCCCTCCGATCCGGACTCCGAGGACGAAGAGGAGGAGGGGACCTCGGCCCGGGGTCGCGGGAAGAAGGGCAAGGGCCGCAAGGGCCAGGAAGACGAGGCGCAGGACGAAGCGGCGAGTGCCGCGGACCAGGACGCGGGAGTGGGCGTGGCCCCGACGCCCGCGGCCCCAGCCGCCCCTGTTCCCCCCGAGCCGGTGGTGCGGCCGCCCCCCGCGCCCATCCTCACGCCGCGCATCTCCGATGCGGACCTCCAGGCGGCGTGGGTCAAATGGCGCGACGCGGTGGCGGCGCTGGACAACGAGGCGGCGCGCGCGGCCCAGCAGGAACTGGTGACGCTCCGGGACGAGGTGGCGGCGCTGGACATGGAGTCCGTCAGTGTGGGCTTCATCCGGGCGGCGGAGGGACGGCGCAAGGCGCGCGACGAGGCGGGCGCGATGCTGCTCGTGGAACATGCGGCGGCGCTCTCTCCGCACCTGCCCTACGCGCGCCTGGCGCTCGCCCAGGCCCATGCCGAGCGCTCGCCCGAGGCCGTGGGGAAGTACTCGCGTGAGTTCAAGGCCGCGCTCGGGTTGATGCTGAAGGATCCCCGCTACCGGCGCCCGGTGCTGGCGGATTTCGCGACGGTGGGGCTGGTGGCGCTGCTGGCCACGGCGGTGGTGGTGGTGGGCGTGCTCTTCGTGCGGCGCGTGCGCTTCCTGTTCCACGACTTCCACCATTTCTTTCCCCGCGCGGCGGCCCACTGGCAGTCCGGGGCCCTCGCGGTGCTGCTGCTCTTCGGCACGCCCCTGGCCCTGCGCTGGGGCGTCGTGCCCATGCTGTTGTTGCTGCTGGGCTCCGTGTCGCTCTACCTGTCGCGCTCGGAGCGGGCGGTGGCGACGTTGCTGCTCGTGCTGGCGGCGCTCGTGCCCCTCGCGGCGGGCAAGCTCGCCCAGTCCGCGGTCTTCGCGGGAACGGTGGCCGAGGACGTCTACGTGCTGGAGCACGGCGGAATCGACGTGGAGCCGGTGGCCGAGCGCGTGCGCGCGCGCCACGAGAAGAAGCAGGCCGGCTTCGCCGAGCTCTTCGCGCTCGGCCGGTTCGAGGCACGCCGGGGCCAGATGCAGGAGGCCATCGCCCACTACAAGGCGGCCATGGCGCTGCGTGCCGGGCACGCGCCGTTGATGACCAACCTGGGCAACGCCTTGCTGGCCACGGGCGACATGGCCGGCGCGGAGCGGCTCTACACCCAGGCCTTGTCGGCGGACCCGGGGCTGGCCGCGCCCGCCTTCAACCTGGCCGAGGTCCACCGCCGCCGTGCCGCCGTGGCGCCGGACTCCCAGATCAGCACGCACAACCAGAAGGCACGCGACGCGCTCGAGACCGCGGGCCGTTTGGATCGCCGGCTGCTGATGTGGGAGCGGCCGCCGGATGAGCGGCTGACGATGAACCGCCTGCTGCTCGGGCCCGTGCTGCCCCTGTCGGACCTGCCGGTCGTCGAGGACGCGAACCTGGCCGCGCACGTGGAGGCCCAGCTCTCGAGCCGGTTGCTCGGAGGCGGCTCGGGCATCTCCGCCTGGGGTCCGCTCGTGCTCGGGGCGCTGCTCGTCTCCCTGCTCGGCTTCGCCCGGGGCACCTTCAAGCCGTCCCACGAGTGCGAGAAGTGCGGCCGTCCGGTGTGCCGGCGCTGTGACAAGGAACTGGGCGTGGCCAGCAAGCTGTGCGCCCAGTGCGTCAACGTCTTCTCGCGCAAGATCGTGGTGGAGGCGCGCGTCCGGGCCCGCAAGCACATCGAGATCGAGCGCAAGCGCCAGTGGGCCAGCGGCGTGTCCTATGTCTTCGGCGCCCTGGTGTCCGGCGCGGGCCACCTCTTCAATGGGTTGACGGTGCGCGGCACGCTCTACGCCTTCCTCTTCCTCTTCGGGGTGGCGGGGCTGGCGTTGCGCTCCGGGGTGCTGCGCTCCCCCTATGGAGAGGTGCCGCTGTACCTCAAGCTCGCCCCTCTGTTGATTCTCCTCATCCCCATTCACCTGTTGTCGCTGCGTGGGCTGTACCGCCACCAGAACGAGTAG